In Clostridium sp. SY8519, one genomic interval encodes:
- a CDS encoding DEAD/DEAH box helicase family protein: MSNVTDMIKTAKPVVPMIYAYTTPEIHRHDGWTKIGYTEQDVQKRLNQQMHTADIKYKLEWMGNAIYDDGSGKIFHDSDFHAYLQKNGIERTRGTEWFHITGNASRNMFYDFRSSHGLVKGTETISYKLRKEQDEAVSQAAAYRRDHEGGEFLWNAKPRFGKTLSVYDFCKQIGAVNVLVVTNRPAIANSWYADYAKFLGTESGYVFVSNVSGIKDKPLVVSREEYVDRASRTDDSEFMGCIEFVSLQDLKGAKAFGGKYEKLREVANMDWDVLVIDEAHEGVDTYKTDLAFDQIKRKFTLHLSGTPFKALANDKFPEDAIYNWTYADEQKAKQEWDGEGENPYANLPQLNLFTYQMSEIIKDELRQGIEINGETEEYAFDLNEFFETNGHGSFVHDSSVDKFLDALTKGEKYPFSTDKLRNELKHTLWLLNRVDSAKALAKKLEQHPVFSQYKIVLAAGDNKLDEDEGEELKQSFDAVTKAIRENDKTITLSVGQLTTGVTIPEWTAVLMLSNVHSPSLYMQAAFRAQNPCMFYDKETRKYARKENCYVFDFDPARTLVIVEQYANDLSGDTANGNGDMDLRKKHIRTLLNFLPVIGEDDAGEMIELDAEKVLSIPRKIRCQEVVRRGFMSNFLFQNITNIFSAPQEVIDIIISIPPQAEGSPVEPSTEDKERLNINEKGEVEIPDNDISKEAKDLFGGKIYDISEEVSDSVSDTMEEIHDKLDQKAPVDTAIKRLQDAFVKQAIKPLVEEAKAEYGTDMRPSDRKRIEAQLEEKARHTVQKAFDQTEIERGKAEAERDKALQELKDPTDEKAVQTVHEEFIKKQEEITNRLKDVLQESAETFVEDAGQEIVKTVQTGRKEHQKDEIMEGVRAHLRGFARTIPSFLMAYASDHDVTLENFDRIIPPDVFKEVTSITLDQFLFLRDGGLYKDKETGEEKQFEGHLFDPVVFNDSVKEFIRKKKELADYFNETNEEDIFDYIPPQKTNQIFTPKKVVKEMVDLLEKENPGCFDQDDKTFIDLYMKSGLYITEIVKRLYNSDRMKELYQDPVERLQHIFADQVYGLAPTEIIYRIATNYILGFSDEIEIKKHNFRLLDALPYAEDGTLEEKLEELFGRD, encoded by the coding sequence ATGAGTAATGTAACAGACATGATCAAGACAGCCAAGCCGGTTGTCCCCATGATCTATGCATATACAACACCGGAAATCCATCGCCATGATGGATGGACGAAGATCGGGTATACAGAACAGGATGTACAAAAACGTTTGAACCAGCAGATGCATACAGCGGATATAAAATACAAGCTGGAGTGGATGGGAAACGCCATTTATGATGATGGGTCTGGAAAAATTTTCCATGATTCTGATTTTCATGCATATCTTCAGAAGAACGGGATTGAGAGGACAAGAGGGACGGAATGGTTCCATATCACAGGAAATGCTTCCAGAAATATGTTCTACGATTTCCGGTCATCCCACGGCCTTGTAAAAGGTACCGAAACAATTTCCTATAAGCTTCGGAAAGAGCAGGATGAAGCAGTCAGCCAGGCTGCAGCATACCGGAGAGACCATGAAGGCGGGGAGTTCTTATGGAACGCGAAGCCCCGGTTCGGAAAGACACTGTCCGTGTATGACTTCTGTAAGCAGATCGGTGCTGTTAACGTACTGGTTGTAACGAACCGCCCGGCAATTGCCAATTCTTGGTACGCTGACTATGCGAAATTCCTTGGAACAGAATCCGGTTATGTATTTGTCAGCAATGTATCAGGTATTAAAGATAAGCCTCTGGTTGTATCCCGCGAGGAATATGTAGACCGTGCTTCCCGTACGGATGATTCCGAATTCATGGGCTGTATTGAATTTGTCAGCCTTCAGGATTTAAAAGGTGCAAAAGCCTTTGGTGGAAAATATGAAAAGCTCCGGGAAGTTGCAAATATGGACTGGGATGTGCTTGTCATCGATGAAGCACATGAAGGTGTTGATACATACAAGACAGATCTGGCGTTTGACCAGATCAAGCGGAAGTTTACGCTGCATTTATCCGGAACGCCGTTCAAAGCACTGGCAAACGATAAGTTCCCGGAAGACGCCATCTATAACTGGACGTACGCGGACGAACAGAAAGCAAAACAGGAATGGGATGGCGAAGGGGAAAATCCATATGCAAACCTTCCACAGCTCAATCTGTTTACCTATCAGATGTCAGAAATTATAAAGGATGAACTGCGTCAGGGTATTGAAATCAACGGAGAAACGGAAGAATATGCCTTCGATCTGAATGAGTTCTTCGAGACGAATGGGCATGGTTCTTTTGTACATGACTCATCCGTAGATAAGTTCCTGGATGCCCTGACAAAAGGGGAAAAGTACCCATTTTCCACGGATAAGCTGCGCAATGAGCTGAAACATACTTTGTGGCTGTTGAACCGTGTAGACAGCGCGAAAGCACTGGCAAAGAAGCTGGAACAGCACCCGGTATTCAGCCAGTATAAGATCGTCCTTGCTGCCGGGGATAACAAATTGGATGAGGATGAAGGTGAAGAATTAAAGCAGTCATTTGATGCTGTTACGAAAGCGATCCGGGAAAATGATAAGACAATAACACTGTCTGTAGGACAGCTTACAACAGGCGTTACAATCCCGGAATGGACCGCTGTATTAATGCTTTCCAACGTCCATTCACCGTCTTTGTATATGCAGGCAGCATTCCGTGCGCAGAATCCATGCATGTTCTACGATAAGGAAACAAGGAAATATGCCCGGAAAGAGAACTGCTATGTCTTTGACTTCGACCCGGCAAGGACGCTTGTAATCGTGGAACAATATGCCAATGATTTATCAGGAGACACGGCAAACGGAAACGGAGATATGGATCTTAGAAAGAAGCATATCCGTACACTGTTGAACTTCCTGCCTGTGATCGGCGAAGATGATGCCGGTGAAATGATAGAACTGGATGCAGAGAAGGTTCTTTCTATTCCGAGGAAGATCAGGTGCCAGGAAGTGGTACGGCGTGGATTCATGTCTAATTTCCTGTTCCAGAATATTACGAATATCTTCTCAGCTCCACAGGAAGTCATTGATATCATTATAAGTATTCCACCACAAGCAGAAGGAAGCCCCGTAGAGCCTTCTACAGAGGACAAGGAAAGGTTAAATATCAATGAAAAGGGAGAAGTAGAGATTCCTGATAATGATATTTCCAAGGAAGCAAAAGACTTGTTCGGTGGGAAAATCTACGATATTTCCGAAGAAGTAAGCGATAGTGTTTCCGATACTATGGAAGAGATACATGACAAGCTTGACCAGAAGGCACCTGTAGATACAGCGATCAAACGGCTGCAGGACGCTTTTGTAAAACAGGCAATAAAGCCATTGGTTGAAGAAGCAAAAGCGGAATACGGTACAGATATGCGCCCATCTGACCGGAAACGGATCGAGGCACAGCTGGAAGAAAAAGCCCGTCACACGGTACAAAAGGCATTTGACCAGACTGAGATCGAACGGGGAAAGGCGGAAGCAGAGCGGGATAAAGCACTGCAGGAATTAAAAGATCCAACCGATGAGAAAGCGGTCCAGACTGTCCATGAAGAGTTTATAAAGAAGCAGGAAGAGATTACAAACCGATTAAAAGATGTGCTGCAGGAAAGCGCTGAAACATTTGTGGAAGACGCAGGCCAGGAGATCGTTAAGACAGTTCAAACAGGACGGAAAGAACACCAGAAAGATGAGATTATGGAAGGGGTACGTGCACATCTGCGAGGTTTTGCCCGGACGATCCCGTCCTTCCTGATGGCATATGCGTCTGATCACGATGTGACACTGGAAAACTTTGACCGGATTATCCCTCCGGATGTCTTCAAGGAAGTTACCAGCATTACCCTGGATCAGTTCCTGTTCCTGCGGGATGGAGGTTTGTACAAGGATAAGGAGACAGGAGAAGAGAAGCAGTTCGAAGGGCATCTGTTTGACCCGGTTGTCTTCAATGATTCCGTGAAGGAATTCATACGCAAGAAGAAGGAACTGGCAGATTACTTTAACGAGACAAATGAAGAAGATATTTTCGATTATATTCCGCCACAGAAGACAAACCAGATCTTTACGCCGAAGAAAGTAGTAAAGGAGATGGTGGATCTCCTGGAGAAAGAGAATCCGGGATGTTTTGATCAGGATGACAAGACCTTCATTGACCTGTATATGAAGTCAGGTCTGTATATCACAGAGATTGTAAAACGGCTGTATAACAGTGACCGGATGAAAGAACTGTATCAGGATCCGGTTGAACGGCTTCAGCATATCTTTGCAGACCAGGTATATGGGCTGGCACCGACGGAAATTATTTACCGGATAGCAACAAATTACATTCTTGGATTTAGCGATGAGATCGAAATAAAGAAGCATAATTTCAGGCTTCTGGATGCTCTTCCAT
- a CDS encoding Eco57I restriction-modification methylase domain-containing protein: protein MGKKKLFDICIGNPPYQSANVGLNNQAKPVYNVFMDNAFLIADVTELITPARFLTQAGATPKAWNKKMLNDEHFKVLKYVEDSTSVFSGVDIKGGVVISYYDRLKDFGSIGVFIQSENLRNVYDKVKRYINTNIGDLVHSPDSYRFTDMLFTEHPDLIGRTDKQHAKAVASSVFERYPEIFHADYLEGDVKVFGRKRNERIILFAKRTYFKDQGNLHKWKVLMAGAIGSGSFGEILSEPIILGPEAVHTQTFLSIGEFDTKYEAVSLSKYIKTKFARALLGIMKTTQNNQSKATWSKIPLQDFTENADINWSESIHNIDLQLYKKYGLSEEEIEFIETHVKEMD from the coding sequence ATGGGAAAGAAAAAATTGTTTGATATTTGTATCGGAAATCCGCCATACCAAAGTGCAAATGTTGGATTAAACAATCAGGCGAAGCCTGTATATAACGTTTTTATGGATAATGCTTTTTTGATAGCTGATGTTACTGAACTTATCACGCCTGCGCGTTTCTTGACACAGGCTGGTGCTACACCAAAAGCTTGGAACAAGAAAATGTTAAATGATGAACATTTTAAAGTATTGAAATATGTCGAAGATAGTACGTCCGTATTTTCTGGTGTGGATATAAAAGGTGGCGTTGTGATCTCATATTATGACAGACTGAAAGATTTTGGATCTATTGGTGTATTTATTCAGTCGGAGAATTTGAGAAATGTATATGACAAAGTTAAACGATATATAAATACTAATATTGGAGATCTTGTTCATAGTCCAGATAGTTACCGTTTTACAGATATGTTATTTACAGAGCATCCTGATTTGATTGGCCGTACAGATAAACAGCATGCAAAGGCTGTTGCATCCAGTGTATTTGAGCGATACCCAGAAATTTTTCATGCAGATTATTTAGAGGGTGATGTAAAAGTATTTGGTCGAAAGAGGAATGAACGTATTATTTTATTTGCGAAAAGAACATATTTTAAAGACCAGGGTAATCTTCATAAATGGAAGGTTCTTATGGCTGGTGCAATTGGATCAGGGAGTTTTGGTGAAATACTAAGTGAGCCTATAATATTAGGACCTGAGGCTGTCCATACACAGACCTTTTTAAGTATAGGGGAGTTTGATACAAAATACGAAGCGGTATCATTATCGAAATACATAAAGACAAAGTTTGCAAGGGCTTTGCTTGGTATAATGAAAACTACTCAAAATAACCAGTCTAAAGCTACATGGTCTAAAATTCCATTACAAGATTTTACTGAAAATGCTGATATCAATTGGTCTGAATCTATTCATAATATCGATCTGCAGTTGTATAAAAAATACGGCTTATCAGAAGAAGAGATAGAATTTATCGAAACACACGTAAAGGAGATGGATTAA
- a CDS encoding recombinase family protein, whose translation MRAAIYHFTDKSAKRPIVYQKQLTALKEFAESKGFDDVDIYCDKSLRRTEHKEFDRFMSSCSEYEALITKDFYHISRNTQQSMKIMKDLLNKNVPVYSMENGRFFWEEVPVDQPLRVATYTTHFGEPHEIKQVVEVRNDIFKLYANKRTSWIITDQYYDETLYKKDAEQIQLKKLIANKDLYDLLLVHNLGDVHWRTAKFCKIREQLQLDIYSLQNGFLKYTTEVP comes from the coding sequence ATGCGGGCTGCTATCTATCACTTTACAGACAAATCAGCGAAACGACCGATCGTCTATCAGAAGCAATTGACAGCATTAAAGGAATTCGCAGAATCCAAAGGCTTCGACGATGTAGACATATATTGTGATAAAAGCTTACGAAGAACGGAGCATAAGGAATTCGACCGCTTTATGTCTTCTTGCAGCGAATACGAAGCCCTGATTACAAAGGATTTTTACCATATCTCCAGGAACACCCAGCAATCAATGAAAATTATGAAAGATCTGCTGAACAAAAACGTCCCTGTTTATTCAATGGAAAACGGTCGTTTTTTCTGGGAAGAAGTTCCTGTCGATCAGCCACTCCGAGTCGCAACATATACAACACACTTCGGGGAGCCACACGAGATTAAACAGGTTGTCGAAGTACGAAACGATATTTTTAAGTTGTATGCGAATAAACGGACAAGCTGGATTATTACAGATCAATACTACGACGAGACGCTGTACAAGAAGGACGCCGAACAAATCCAACTGAAAAAGCTTATTGCAAACAAAGACCTGTATGACCTGCTACTGGTCCATAACTTAGGCGATGTGCATTGGCGGACAGCGAAATTTTGTAAGATCCGGGAGCAACTGCAATTAGACATTTACTCCCTGCAAAACGGATTTCTCAAATACACCACGGAGGTACCATGA
- a CDS encoding helix-turn-helix domain-containing protein — protein MKQMFEHYPELLDVNTVADILGVTPVTVRRHIQAGNLPSIKVGRLIRIPKHELCESLEGGRVHAKEG, from the coding sequence ATGAAACAAATGTTTGAACATTATCCTGAGCTGTTAGATGTCAACACTGTCGCTGATATCCTCGGTGTAACGCCTGTAACTGTTCGGAGACACATTCAGGCAGGAAACCTGCCAAGTATTAAAGTCGGAAGACTTATTAGGATACCAAAGCATGAGCTTTGTGAAAGTTTGGAAGGAGGACGAGTCCATGCAAAAGAAGGTTGA
- a CDS encoding helix-turn-helix transcriptional regulator has product MSFFVYNPFGQDPIDYIDETEGARVGSRIRRIRVAKGLSMQELAEKIGISADMMQKYENGQRKPKNERLKDIASVLGVEPLALADPEHFSYIGVMYTLFELEEQHGLVLEKLNDRVYMRFNEDDSGHLNEYISKWYDQQLLVNDISDMAVSAVADDVKKKYLDWEWTFPKALTLKPTREDKLRARERLKQRLEELDNELEND; this is encoded by the coding sequence ATGAGCTTTTTTGTGTATAATCCTTTCGGACAGGATCCAATAGATTATATAGACGAAACAGAGGGTGCTCGTGTTGGGTCCAGAATCAGACGTATTCGCGTTGCCAAAGGTTTGTCTATGCAAGAACTTGCTGAAAAGATTGGTATTTCGGCGGACATGATGCAAAAATATGAGAATGGACAGCGAAAACCAAAAAATGAGCGTTTAAAGGATATAGCTTCTGTTTTAGGAGTTGAACCGTTGGCTTTGGCTGATCCGGAGCATTTCAGTTATATAGGGGTTATGTATACATTATTTGAATTAGAAGAACAACACGGGCTTGTTTTAGAAAAACTGAATGATCGGGTGTATATGCGTTTTAATGAAGATGATTCCGGTCATTTAAATGAATACATATCGAAATGGTATGATCAGCAATTGCTCGTAAATGATATAAGTGATATGGCTGTTTCTGCTGTTGCTGATGATGTAAAGAAAAAATATCTGGATTGGGAATGGACATTTCCGAAAGCATTAACATTAAAGCCGACACGAGAGGATAAATTGAGGGCAAGGGAACGTCTGAAACAACGGTTAGAAGAACTGGATAATGAATTGGAAAACGATTAG
- a CDS encoding recombinase family protein — protein MSYASEISRKLNTGSGTVTAVIYARVSTENEGQKDSCANQVEMALNYIRQHPNITLKGTYVDDGISGKNDFTRPQYTAMRAKIETEHIDLIITKALSRLNRDQLNSLELRSFLVEHKTTVFTLEDLSIQDFEDFNSEFMHSFKYLIDAQFVQQQSLNGRKTQQLRCERKELSSKDVCFGYDWNPGTKTITINEEQAETVRWIFEEFVFHNGVPATIHNQLHEKGIELCEKTVSNIIRREKYIGKFYINQRSTTLGTGKKKSKRYRLPKEQWVLVERQDLVIVDPDIFAMAQRIHKARQTVFGKPEKPNGQPHYIGRHKYAGKIYCSECHKSYIHAFADRAHTKDIYRLCNHSSCSTPDRVYESDLDAIISHALKTILTEQTSVFANLEKVLVECVTASQNNKSKITDMQKQRKQLQKKIDALIETMAEGGLTEESKELIKIKMNTLSEKVTRLSEEIVNTQASQLDDSYVDTKLAEIRTAISKLKNFTVIDRDRILNYIDKIIVLPRGDLEILLKTGHVITATKQPINQDFSNTKDVVKIGRRDVRY, from the coding sequence ATGAGTTACGCATCAGAAATTTCCCGCAAACTAAATACAGGATCAGGAACAGTAACAGCCGTCATCTATGCCAGAGTCTCCACTGAGAATGAAGGTCAGAAGGACAGCTGTGCCAACCAGGTTGAAATGGCATTGAACTATATCCGGCAGCATCCCAACATAACTTTAAAAGGCACTTATGTAGACGACGGCATTTCGGGTAAAAATGATTTCACGAGACCTCAGTATACAGCAATGCGGGCAAAAATCGAAACAGAACACATTGATTTGATTATTACCAAAGCACTGTCCCGTCTAAACAGGGATCAGCTCAATTCTTTAGAACTGCGATCTTTCCTTGTAGAACACAAAACAACCGTTTTTACATTAGAAGACTTAAGCATTCAAGATTTCGAAGACTTCAATTCTGAATTCATGCACTCTTTCAAATATTTGATAGACGCACAATTCGTTCAACAGCAAAGTCTTAATGGAAGGAAAACTCAACAGCTGCGCTGCGAACGTAAGGAGCTTTCCTCAAAAGATGTCTGTTTTGGCTACGACTGGAATCCTGGAACCAAAACCATAACCATCAATGAAGAACAAGCCGAAACGGTCCGATGGATTTTCGAAGAATTTGTATTCCATAACGGAGTACCAGCAACGATCCACAACCAGTTGCATGAGAAAGGTATCGAATTATGCGAAAAAACTGTTTCGAACATCATCCGCCGGGAAAAGTATATCGGCAAATTCTATATAAACCAGCGTTCCACCACTTTAGGAACCGGGAAAAAGAAATCCAAACGCTACCGTCTCCCGAAGGAGCAATGGGTGCTGGTGGAGCGTCAGGATCTCGTAATCGTGGATCCGGATATCTTTGCAATGGCCCAGCGTATACACAAGGCCCGACAAACCGTGTTTGGAAAGCCAGAGAAGCCGAACGGACAGCCCCACTACATCGGAAGGCACAAATACGCCGGAAAGATCTACTGTTCAGAATGTCACAAATCATATATTCATGCTTTTGCGGACAGAGCCCATACAAAAGATATTTACAGGCTATGCAACCATTCAAGCTGTTCAACACCGGATCGGGTATACGAATCCGACTTAGACGCAATCATCAGCCACGCCTTAAAGACAATTCTTACAGAACAAACCTCCGTCTTCGCCAACCTGGAGAAAGTGCTAGTTGAGTGCGTGACAGCGTCCCAGAACAATAAATCCAAAATAACGGATATGCAGAAACAACGTAAGCAGTTGCAGAAAAAGATCGATGCATTGATTGAAACCATGGCTGAGGGCGGTTTAACGGAAGAGTCAAAGGAACTGATCAAAATCAAGATGAATACCCTTTCTGAGAAAGTGACCAGACTTTCCGAAGAAATCGTAAACACACAGGCATCACAGCTGGACGACTCTTATGTCGATACCAAACTGGCAGAAATCAGAACAGCGATCAGCAAGCTGAAGAATTTCACGGTAATCGACCGCGACAGAATTCTAAATTACATTGACAAAATCATTGTCCTGCCAAGAGGAGATCTCGAGATCTTGCTGAAAACAGGACATGTAATAACAGCAACAAAACAACCTATTAACCAGGATTTCTCCAATACAAAAGATGTAGTAAAGATCGGAAGACGAGATGTCCGGTATTGA